The Paenibacillus sp. FSL R7-0345 DNA segment TAATATGAGCTTCATCGTCAATATGCTTCAGGTCCAGCAGGACAAGATCGGTAACATCGAGCAGATCGCTGATCTTTGAACCGTCATTGTAGCCGTTGGAATCAAGAGTGGTATGCAGATTCCAGCGCTTCTTAACTTCAGTAAACAGCTGCTTCACAAAATGCGCCTGCAGTGTAGGCTCACCACCGGATACAGTAAGTCCGCCGCCGGAAGTCTTATAATAATTCAAGTAAGGCTCGATTTCCGCTAATACTTCTTCGAGTGTCATTTCCTTGCCTTCGTTCAGTCCCCAGGTATCGGGGTTATGGCAATACTGGCATTTAAGCAGACAGCCCTGCATAAAAAGCACGAAGCGGATTCCCGGGCCATCCACCGTTCCAAAGGTTTCTAATGAGTGGATATGTCCTTTAACCATATGAGGTCATCCTTTCGAAAAAAAACTTAAAATTTTAATGAATTCCAGACAAGAGTTTACCGCCCTCTTGCAAGGGCGGCAGCTCTGTAGTTTATTTCAGTTTCTGATGTCCAAGAACAAATCTTACATCGAAGAGTGGAACGTACGGTTGATAACGTCCAGCTGTTGTTCGCGGGTCAGCTTGATGAAGTTAACGGCATAGCCGGATACACGAACTGTCAGCTGCGGGTAGTTCTCTGGGTGATCCATAGCATCGATCAGCTGCTCACGGTTAAATACGTTAACGTTCAAGTGCTGAGCGCTATTGTGGAAGTATCCGTCCATCATGAATACCAGGTTGGACTTACGGGATTCTTCGTCTTTACCCAGCGCCTTAGGAACGATGGAGAATGTATTGGAGATACCGTCCTGTGCATCGGAGTAAGGCAGTTTGGCAACCGAGTTCAGGGATGCAAGTGCGCCCTTCTTGTCGCGTCCGTGCATTGGGTTAGCACCTGGTGCGAATGGTTCGCCTTTTTTACGTCCGTCTGGAGTAGTACCAGTCTTCTTACCGTAAACAACGTTCGAAGTGATTGTCAGTACCGATTGAGTCGGAACAGCATCACGGTACGTTTTGTTTTTGCGGATCATGGTCATGAAGGTTTCAACCAGCTCAACTGCGATGCTGTCAACAGCGTCATCGTTGTTACCGTAGCAAGGGAATTCACCTTCAGTTTCGAAGTCGATGGCAATGCCTTGTTCGTTGCGGATTGGTTTAACCTTAGCGTATTTGATCGCGCTCAGGGAGTCAGCAGCAACGGACAGACCAGCGATACCGCAAGCCATTGTACGCAGAATGTCACGGTCATGCAGTGCCATTTCGATGCGTTCGTAGGAATATTTGTCATGCATGTAGTGGATGATGTTCAGGGTGTTAACGTAAGTCTTAGCCAGCCACTCCATCATTGGTTTGAAGCGTTTCATTACTTCGTTGTAATCCAGATACTCGGAAGTGATTGCAGGATATTCAGGACCTACCTGTGCACCGGATTTCTCATCCACACCGCCGTTGATTGCGTACAGCAGGGCTTTTGCAAGGTTAGCACGGGCTCCGAAGAACTGCATTTGTTTACCGATGCGCATTGGGGATACGCAGCAGGCAATCGCGTAATCATCACCCCAGTAAGGACGCATTACATCATCGTTCTCATATTGGATCGCACTGGTTTCGATAGATACCTTGGCACAGAATTTCTTGAAGCCTTCAGGCAGTTTCTCGGACCAGAGTACAGTCAGGTTCGGTTCCGGTGCAGGTCCCAGATTGTACAGGGTGTGCAGGAAGCGGAAGCTGTTCTTGGTTACGCGGGTTGTTCCATCTTCAGCCATACCGCCGATGGATTCTGTTACCCAAGTAGGGTCGCCGGAGAACAGTTCGTTATAGTCAGGCGTACGCAGGAATTTCACGATACGCAGCTTCATTACGAAATGGTCAACGATTTCTTGTGCCTGCTCTTCTGTAAGAGTACCTTCTTCGAAATCACGTTGTGCATAGATATCAAGGAACGAGGATACGCGTCCCAGGGACATTGCCGCACCGTTCTGCTCTTTAACTGCTGCCAGGTAACCGAAGTATACCCATTGAGTAGCTTCTTTGAAGGAGTTAGCCGGTTTAGAAATATCAAGACCGTGAGCGGCAGCCATTTCTTTCAGTTCGCCCAGAGCGCGGATCTGCTCGGACAGCTCTTCACGCAGACGGATCACATCTTCAGTCATGGAATCAACTTCAAGCTCAGTCTGTTGCTGTTTCTTGTCTTTGATCAGGAAATCAATACCGTACAGAGCAACACGGCGGTAGTCGCCGATGATGCGTCCGCGGCCGTAAGCATCAGGAAGACCTGTGATAACGCCGGATTTACGCACGGCTCTCATATCAGGTGTATATGCATCAAATACGCCTTGGTTATGCGTTTTGCGGATATTCGTGAACATTTCGACAATGTTATTCGGAAGCTCGAAGCCGTAAGCCTTAGTAGCATCGATCATCATCTTGATGCCGCCGAACGGCTGGATGGAACGTCTGAAAGGAGCATCAGTCTGCACGCCTACGATTTGTTCCTTGTCCTTGTCGATGTAGCCTGGTGCGTGGGAAGTGATAGTGGAGACAGTATCCAGGGAAACGTCCCATACGCCGCCTCTTTCTCTTTCTTCCTTGCTCAGCTGGGAAATGATCTTCCACAGTTCAGTGGTGTTGCTTGTAGGACCTACGAGGAAATCTTCATTTCCTTCATAAGGCTTAATGTTTGTTGAAATAAAGTTGTTAACGTCAACTTTCTTGGCCCATTTGCCTTTTGTAAAACTTCTCCAACCCGACTTTACTTCTTGTACATCTTTTTCAATCACCGACATGCTAAATCCCTCCATTTATATATTTATTATATTTGTAGAGATCGCGGGCTTGAAGGTTGATCCCGTGTCTCGTGATCCCAAAGATATGGTTGTTATAAAATTCACAATCGCACTTTCATATCTCGGGCTCGCTGTTTATATAAACATTTTAGTTTATTTTCTGAAAAAGGACTGTGACAAATATCACCTTTCCGGTGATATTTGTCACTACCATCCAGTCCCATATTATCCTTTAAACATATTATTCGCCACTCAACACCTAATTAGACGTCAAATCTTCCGTAGAAGGCATTGCGGTATACGTCAGCCAGCTCACTTACCAGCGGCAATTTAGGGTTAGCAGTTGTACATTGGTCTTCAAATGCACGGTCAGCCAGGTAATCTACACGGGATTCGAAATCCTTAGGATCAAAGCCCAGGGCAGAGAACGATTCTTCGATACCGAGCTTCTTGTTCATGTCGCGGATCGCATTGATCAGGCTTGTTACGCCCTCTTCAGTAGTACGGGCCGGCAATCCCAGAATACGGGCGATTTCGGCATAACGCTCATCAGCTACAAAGT contains these protein-coding regions:
- the pflA gene encoding pyruvate formate-lyase-activating protein translates to MVKGHIHSLETFGTVDGPGIRFVLFMQGCLLKCQYCHNPDTWGLNEGKEMTLEEVLAEIEPYLNYYKTSGGGLTVSGGEPTLQAHFVKQLFTEVKKRWNLHTTLDSNGYNDGSKISDLLDVTDLVLLDLKHIDDEAHIKLTGKSNDRTLKLARWLSDHNRKMWIRHVYVPGIHNKEEDLLNLGRFIGTLNGVEKFEILPYHQMGIYKWQELGRPYELEGVPSPGDEEVQRAYRLIEEGRKESALVK
- the pflB gene encoding formate C-acetyltransferase; this translates as MSVIEKDVQEVKSGWRSFTKGKWAKKVDVNNFISTNIKPYEGNEDFLVGPTSNTTELWKIISQLSKEERERGGVWDVSLDTVSTITSHAPGYIDKDKEQIVGVQTDAPFRRSIQPFGGIKMMIDATKAYGFELPNNIVEMFTNIRKTHNQGVFDAYTPDMRAVRKSGVITGLPDAYGRGRIIGDYRRVALYGIDFLIKDKKQQQTELEVDSMTEDVIRLREELSEQIRALGELKEMAAAHGLDISKPANSFKEATQWVYFGYLAAVKEQNGAAMSLGRVSSFLDIYAQRDFEEGTLTEEQAQEIVDHFVMKLRIVKFLRTPDYNELFSGDPTWVTESIGGMAEDGTTRVTKNSFRFLHTLYNLGPAPEPNLTVLWSEKLPEGFKKFCAKVSIETSAIQYENDDVMRPYWGDDYAIACCVSPMRIGKQMQFFGARANLAKALLYAINGGVDEKSGAQVGPEYPAITSEYLDYNEVMKRFKPMMEWLAKTYVNTLNIIHYMHDKYSYERIEMALHDRDILRTMACGIAGLSVAADSLSAIKYAKVKPIRNEQGIAIDFETEGEFPCYGNNDDAVDSIAVELVETFMTMIRKNKTYRDAVPTQSVLTITSNVVYGKKTGTTPDGRKKGEPFAPGANPMHGRDKKGALASLNSVAKLPYSDAQDGISNTFSIVPKALGKDEESRKSNLVFMMDGYFHNSAQHLNVNVFNREQLIDAMDHPENYPQLTVRVSGYAVNFIKLTREQQLDVINRTFHSSM